The Rhodothermus profundi genome segment GTCCCAGCAGCTAACGCCCCCCTGTTAGGGAGCGCGGCCAGCCATGCTGTCGGTTAATTAACGGCGCTGGCAAAACGAGACGGCCTGCTTCCGGCTGATCGTTTTCCAAGCCAGCGTGCTATGTTCATTGCAGGAGAACTATTGGGCCGGCCGTAGGCCTGTGGCAGGCCGGCGCTGGCTGTCCGCAACTCAGAACCGCAGCAACGAATGGCGATGGTAGCGAAACGCCTGGTTCGGGTTGGGCTCGGGCTAGTCCTTATTCTGTTTATTCTGGCGGCGATCGGGTACGTCTGGCTGCATACCCCTTCTATTCCGCGGGCTGAACTGGAGCAACTGTACGCCAACGTCCGTTCGCAATTTCTGGATCTGGAAAGTGGCACGCGCATCCATTTCCGGGACGAAGGGCCGCAGGATGCTCCCTTGGCCGTCGTGTTGCTCCATGGTCTGGCCAGCTCCTTGCATACCTGGGAAGGATGGGTAAAAATGCTTGCAGACCGCTACCGCGTGGTCACGCTTGATCTGCCCGGGCATGGGCTAACCGGGCGCACCGTCGAAGATCAATACGACCGCGTCGAGATGGTGGCCGCCATTGCCGCCGTGGTCGATCAGCTTGGACTCGAACGTTTTGTAATCGGCGGCAATTCGATGGGAGGAGAGATGGCAATGGCGTACACGCTTGCCCATCCTGAGCGGGTTGTTGGGCTGATCCTTGTAAATTCGGCGGGATTGCGCAGGCGCTCTTCCAACCAGCAGGTACCCATCGGTTTTCGGATAGCTCAGCTTTCCTGGGTGCGCCCCCTGGTTCAGCACATTACGCCCCGAGCCTTGATCGCGCATAGCGTTGCAGCCGTCTATGCCAATCCTGACCAACTGACGCCTGAGGTGGTGGATCGTTACTGGAAACTGCTGCGCATGGAAGGGTCGCGCCTGGCGCTGATGAAGCGCTTTGTGGTAATGGTTGAAGAGCCGCCGTTGCCCGTGGAGCAGATCAAGCAGCCGGCCCTGGTGCTGTGGGGACGCGAAGATCGCCTGATCCCTCTTGCTATCGGCGAGGTGCTGGCGCAACGTCTGCCACATGCCAGGCTTGTCGTTCTTGACGGGCTGGGCCATGTGCCTCAGGAGGAAGATCCGGTGCGTTCACTGCTGCCCGTGGAAGATTTTCTGGTAAGCCTGCTTCAGTCCGACGGACAGACCGAGAGCAAGAATCCGTAAACCTCTTGTCTCCTCTTTGAGGCTGTTTCGCATTCCCAGACGGTACGTGGGGCGTGGGAGAAAACACCACATGCTATGGACGCTATGCCTGGCTATCGCTTAAATTGGTGTGGCCAGGAGAGCGAGCGTACAACGGTTCTTTTTTCGGGCGTGCGACTAAGGTGGGCGGAGGGCTCGACATAGTCAAAATGCGCGGCTGGAAGTAGCGCTACCCCTGCCTGACGATGCTTTACCCACTGATGCGCAGCGTTTGCAGGCGCTTGAAAAATGTGCAGGCGTTTCATCGTGCGCGTAATTGAGGAACACAGGTTCGCCTGCCACATGCTCCGTGAGTAAAGTACCTGTATGGATGGGACGACAAAAGGCGGGCCTCTTGCTGTGAGCAATATGGCGCCCCTCCCCGCGTCTTTCTTTGCGCGACCGACGCTGGAAGTGGCCCGGGATCTGCTGGGGCGATGGCTGGTCCATGAACATCCAAGCGGCGTCCGTCTGGTAGGACGGATCGTAGAGACCGAAGCCTATCGGCAGGACGATCCGGCCTGTCATGGGTGGCGCCTGGTTGACCCAACCACGGGTGCTGTGCGTCCGAAAGGGCGCGCCTACGATCTGTTTGCGTCGCCCGGTACGGCCTATGTGTATCTGAACTACGGCATGTACTGGCTGCTCAATGTGGTAACTGAGCCGGAAGGCGTGGGTGCAGCGGTGCTCATTCGGGCCGTAGAGCCGGTGGAAGGCCTTGCCTTCATGCAGACCCGGCGCCCGAGAGTGCGCCGACCCTATGAGCTGACGAGTGGACCAGGGCGCCTTACCGTGGCCTTTGATATCGACGGACGGTATCACCGAAAACCGCTAACAGCACCGCCGCTCTACTTTGCCCCGGGAATGCCCGTCTCGGATCAAGAAGTGGGCACTTCTTCCCGCATTGGCCTATCACGGGGCACCGACCGCCCCTGGCGCTTTTTTATCCGAGACAACCCTTATGTGTCTGGCCGACGGCTGCAGCAATAGTAACGAAACGCTTGGGCCGCCACTTGCTTGTCACCAGGAGGAGCCTGAGCGGGACGGGCACTTTGAACGCGAATCAGGCGTTCCCTTCAGTCCTGAAATGACCCAAGGGTATGCAGACAGCCCACCAATGAGCACCTATAAATCCTCCGAGCAGATTCGGCAGTCGTTTCTGGACTTCTTCCGGGAAAAAGGCCACGAAATTGTCCCGAGCGCGCCGCTTGTGCCCCAGAATGATCCGACCCTGCTGTTCACCAACGCAGGCATGAACCAGTTCAAAGACGTGTTCCTGGGCACGGGCACGCGTCCGTACAGGCGGGCAGCTAATACCCAGAAGTGCCTGCGCGTCTCCGGCAAGCACAATGATCTCGAAGAGGTGGGGCACGATACGTACCACCACACGTTCTTCGAGATGCTGGGCAACTGGAGCTTCGGGGATTACTTCAAGCGCGAAGCCATCCGCTGGGCCTGGGAGCTGCTCGTTGAACGCTGGGGATTGGACCCGGATCGGCTCTACGTAACCGTTCATGAAGGGGACGAAGCGCTGGGGCTGGCGCCCGACACCGAAGCAGCCGACCTATGGAAGTCGGAAACGTCCATCGATCCTTCACACATCAAGTTCTGCCCGACCAAGGACAACTTCTGGATGATGGGAGACACCGGCCCCTGTGGTCCCTGTAGCGAAATTCACATTGATCTTCGCCCCGATGAGGAGCGGCAGCGCGTGCCGGGCATCACGCTGGTCAATGCCGACGATCCGCGCGTTATTGAGATCTGGAACCTGGTTTTCATCCAGTACAATGCGCTACCGGACGGCCGCCTGGAGCCGCTCAAGGCAAAGCACGTCGATACCGGCATGGGGCTGGAACGTATTGTGGCGGTGCTTCAGGGCAAAACCTCAAACTACGACACCGATCTGTTTGCCCCTATCCTCCAACGGGCGGCCGAGCTTTCACCACGCCCGGAAGTGCGCGGCTACGACGACCTGCGCGTGGAGGACGAGCGGGAACGTGAACGCATCCGGGTAGCCCTGCGTGTTGTGGCCGACCATATCCGCGCCATCGCTTTTGCCATTGCTGACGGGGTGGTGCCGGGCAACACCGGCCGCGGATACGTCATTCGGCGCATTCTCCGACGGGCTGTCCGCTACGGGTACCAGACGCTGAATTTCCGCGAACCTTTTCTCTACCGGCTTGTCGAGCCGCTGGCCCATAAGATGGGCAACGTCTTTCCGGAAATTGAGCGGCATCGCGCCTATGTAGAACGGGTCATCCGGGCAGAGGAAGAAAGCTTCCTGGCAACGCTGGGTACCGGCCTGGCCTTCTTCGAACGCCTGTTGCCCTACCTGAAGGCGGCTGCCGAAGGGCGCCCGATAGAGGCGATTCGCGAAGATCTGCAGCGCGACAGCCAGGCAATTGACCTCCTTCAGAAAGCGTATGTGGATACAGCCGACCGAAAGGCAATGGTGGAAGCCTTTCTGAAAAGTGCGGCGGAAAAGAACGTGCCTGGCGAAGTGGCTTTTCTGCTGCATGACACCTATGGCTTTCCGATAGACCTGACGCAACTCATGGCCCGTGAGGAGGGGCTGGGCGTGGATATGGCGCGCTACGAGGAGCTGATGCAACGCCAACGCGAACGGGCACGGGCCGCCTCTACCTTCGGAGCAGTGGTGCTGACAGCCGACGACGAAGAAGCCGGTTGGAAGCGCATCAGCGAAGGGGAGGATTCCGTCTTTGTGGGCTACGACACCACGCGCGTTGAAGCAGCACGCATCCGGGCCCTGCGCACCGTCGAAACGCCCCACGGGCCACGCCATGAGCTGGTGCTCGACCAGACACCTTTTTACGCAGAAAGTGGCGGTCAGGTAGGGGATACAGGCGTGCTGCGCGTGGGCGACGAGGAGATTCAGGTCCGGGACACCCAGAAGCTCGGCGGCCACATCGTCCACTATGTAGATCGACTTCCAAAGGAGCCGGATGCGCCGGTCGAGGCTGTGGTGGATGCGGCGCGCCGCAAGCGTATTGAAAAGCACCATACGGCCACGCACCTGCTGCACGCCGCGCTGCGTGAGATCTTAGGAACGCATGTGCAGCAGAAGGGCTCGCTCGTAGCACCCGACCGACTACGCTTCGACTTTAGCCACTTTGAGCGCGTAACGCCTGAACTGCTACGCCAGATCGAAGCCCGGGTCAATGAAGTCATTCAGCGAAACGTGCCGCGCATCGAAGAACGCGACGTACCCTTTCAGGAGGCCATTGCGCGGGGCGCCATGGCGCTTTTCGGGGAGAAGTATGGCGACCGCGTGCGTGTGATTACCTTTGACCCGAACTTTTCCATGGAACTCTGCGGCGGCACCCATGTGGCAGCGACCGGCGAACTGGGCGTATTTCGCATCATTTCGGAAGGATCGGTGGCCTCGGGCATTCGGCGCGTGGAAGCGTTAGCCGGACAGGAAGCGCTCAACTGGATTAACCAGCAGCTCTCCGAACTGGAACAGGCGCGCGGGCAGTTCAAGAGCCTGCAACGGCCGTTGGATGAGGAGATTGCCCTCCTGCTGGAAACGCAGCGTCGGCTGGAAAAAGAGCTGGCAGCCCTCCGACGGGCGCAGCAGAAAGCGCGGCTGGCAACGCTGGTCGAACAGGCACATCGCGTAAACGGGCTGCGGGTGGTGACTGGCGAAATGGAGGCACTCTCTATGGACGAACTGCGCGAACTGGTGCAGGCGCTGCGGGACCAGATGGGCCGGGAGGGAGTGGCCGTGCTTGGTACCACGGACCCCGAGAAGCGCAAGGTGTATCTGGCGGCCGCGGTGACCGACGACGTGGTAGGACGGGGCGTAGAGGCCGGTCGGCTTGTTGGCGAGGTGGCTCGGATCGTAGGCGGAGGCGGCGGCGGACGCCCAACGCTGGCCACGGCCGGCGGGCGCCAGCCTGAAAAGCTTCGGGAAGCGCTTGAAGCCGTGCCGCGTCTGGTGCAGCAAATGGTGGGCTGAGCACGCGCTGTAATGTCCGCCACCGTTTTTGTTGATCCCGCGCCGACGCTTGGCTACCTGCCCTGTTGCGTGGAAGGGCCAGCAGCCTGGTTGCCAAAGGCCGCCTACGCTCTGCGCATGTTGCTACTGCCGTTGGGCTGGGCACCGCGCTGGGTAGACCGCCTTACGCTGAAGACGCTGGGCCAAGGAGTTTATTACGGACCGGCAGCAATGGGGTGGCCAGAGGGGGTGCTGGCTATTTGGCTTCACGAAACAACCCCTGCCTACTTTGCCTCTGGCCAACCCTATGGGCCTGAACGGGTACGCTGGCGATGGAATGGCGTGGAACCCTGGCCGGTGCTTTTTGGCAGTCCCGATGGCGCTTTCGATGATCCCATCGCGTCCGTCTTTTTCTGGCTTTCGGGCTGGCAGGAACAGGTTGTGCCGGCCCGTGACGAGCACGGGCGCACGCGCCATGCCGATTCGCTCCAGGCTGCGCTGGGAATCGCCACGCGACCGCCTGTTGAAGCAACGCGCGCCGCGCTGGCCCGAGCGTTGGCGCACCACGGCATCTCTGTGCGGCCTCGCCAGTGGCAGGGCCACCGCTGGGCATTTTGCCCCACCATCGATGTAGACTATCTGCGTAAATGGCGGCCTGGCATTCTCTACCGGGAGTTTGTGCTGTATCCTGTTCGCAATCTGCGCCAGCAGCCGCTTGCTGCTCGTCTGCGACGGCTGGGAGAGGTGATAGGGGAACTGCTGAGCCAGCCCGATCCCTTCCGGGTGGCCTTCTGGCGCATTGTCGAACGGATTCGGCCGCTAGGCACCGGTACGTTCTTTTTCAAAGCCGGCGCTACCAGCGCGCACGACGTACGCTATCGATTAAAGGCAGCGCACCGGTGGGTGCATGCATTGCAGCGCGCTGGCATGGAAGTCGGGTTGCATCCGAGCTATCATGCGGCCGTCCATCGCGAACACCTGGAACGTGAACGCCATCGTCTGGCAGCGCTGCTGGATCGCCCCCTGCTATCGGTCCGGACGCATTACCTTCGCTGGATGGAGCCAGCGACGCCTCGGCTGTTGGCAGCGGCCGGTTTCCGAATTGACAGCACGCTGGGCTGGCCGGATCATGAAGGATTCCGACGAGGCACCTGCCTGCCCTTCCAGTTGTTCGATGTGCAGGCCAACGCGCCGCTGCCGCTCTGGGAGTTGCCGCTGGCCGTGATGGAATCGGTGCTGTTTGTGCGGCGCGGTCTGACGCCGACCAAAGCGCTGCGTGTGACCGAGACATTACTCCAGACATGCCGGCAGTACGGGGGCGTGTGCGTCGCGCTCTGGCATACTACCCTGTGGGACGAACGCGACTTTCCCGGTTGGGGCGCCCACTTCGAGCAGACCCTGCAACAGGCCGCGGCTCAGGAGGCATTGATTGTAGATTTGCGATCAGCGATAAAAAACTGGCGTTGAGCGGTACGGCTTATGTCTGGCTACTTGTTTCGCGTTGGGCCAGCACCTCTTCACGAGTGGGCACGCGCCGGCACAGGTACCAGATGCCAATGGCGCCCAGCATGACCACCAGTATTTTAGCGGTCAGCGTGGGCAGGCGCCAGGCGCTCAGCAGGAGGGACAGTACGATAATCGCGATGGCCCATCGCTTGGTGCGGCGTGGGACGCCGAGCCCGGCGCGGTAAGCACGGATAGCGGGGCCAATGCGCGGGAGATTCAGCAGCCATTGCTCCAGGCGCGGGCTGCTGCGGGCAAAGAAGTAAGCTGCTAGCAGGAAAAATGGCGTGGCAGGCAGAATAGGTAGAAAAATACCTAAGAATCCCAGACCAGTGCAGAGCAACCCACTGCCGAGACGAAGCAATCGCATAGCCGCAGGGCCGATTGGCACGGTGTTGCAGCAGGCACCTACGCTTGGCACAAACGGGCGTTTCCAGGCGAGATGCTTTTCTACAGCCTTTAACGAGAAGGCTGGCGGGACGAGTCGGCCGGCACCGAAACGTCGGGAGGAAGGGAGAGAAGCGTGCGCAAATCGATGGTTTCAAAGGGCCGTCCTTTCAAATAGAGTGGGCAGCCAAAACGTTCGGCATAATCGAGCAGGGCATGCCCAAGTTCTGAAAAGTCAGCATGCCAGCAGGGGATGATTAATTGCTGGCCGTCTACCGTTTCCACGCGCAGATCTTGATCGGTCAATTCCAGGCGATAGACATGCGCCCAGTCGAGCGTCCAGGCATGCCGACTGTAATCATAGCCGGTAAGCGTTGTCTCAGACAGGTGCAGGCGCCAGATTTGATGCTGTAGCCGATAGAGGCGCAGGGCGGCCCAGACGGTCAGGCTGCCCCAGAGCAGGCAGAGCAGCCCTGCCACCCACAGGTCGGAAGGAGCCTGGCGCCGCGCCGCAGCCAGGAGCACCAGCCCGCCAACAAATCCGGCCGCTGCAAGCACGACGGTCCATAAGGCCTGGCGACGCAGGCGTCGGAAAGCGGCCGGGTCATCAAAGATAAGCGGTTCTGCCATGATTGCGGCGCGGTCTTCTTAAAGATTTACGATGGGAAGGCCGATGGGTTCAAGACGTCTCCGGAAAACAAAAAAGCACCGCCGGTAATCCGACGGTGCTTTGTCGCAGGAGCAAAGGGAGCATCACGCTTCTGGCTCGGGTCGGCGAGCGACCAGCGTCAGGATGTCATAGGTGGCGACCAGTTCATCGTCCTGATTGGTTACATCCACGTGCCACCGGACGACTCCGCTGGGGCGCTCCCCTTTTCGGGCCTCGCGCGGAATCTTCTGCTTTACAGTCAGTTTGGCCTGGATGGTATCGCCTGGTTTGACCGGCTTTGTAAAGCGAAGGTTTTCCAGGCCGTAGTTTGCCAGGACCGGACCTGGACGCGGATCGACAAACAGACCGGCGGCTGCCGACAGCACAAAATAGCCATGGGCGACCCGTCCCTGGAAAAGCTCGCTTTCGCGGGCGGCCAGGTCGTCCATGTGGGCATAGAAGAAGTCGCCACTGATGCCGGCAAAATTGACAATGTCGGCTTCGGTGACGGTGCGTCGGGCCGTGGTGTACGTTTCGCCGATGCGCAGCTCATCGAAGTACTTGCGGAAGGGGTGTATGTCAGCTTCCGGTCGGGAAGCGCCAGGCATCCATTCGTTGGTGATGGCCGTGAGCATGTCGGGAGATCCCTGAAGGGCGGTGCGTTGCATGTAGCGATAGAGCCCGCGGATGCCCCCCATCTCTTCGCCGCCGCCGGCGCGGCCGGGTCCCCCATGCACCAGATGCGGCAGGGGGGAGCCGTGGCCCGTGTTTTCACGGGCGCAGGTGCGGTCCAGTACAAGCAAGCGGCCATGATAGGGGGCTGTGCCGAGCACAACGGTGCGGGCCACGTCAGGATCGGCTGTAACCAGCGACCCTACCAGACTGCCCCGTCCCATACGGGCCAGCCGGACGGCCTCTTCCAGATCGTGATACGGCATGACGGTGTTGACCGGACCGAAAGCTTCTACTTCGTGCGGAGCCGTATGCTCGAAGGGACGAGCGCAGTAAAGCAGGGTCGGTGGGAAAAAGGCACCGCGCTCAGGGTCTGCGTCAACGATTTCAAAACCATTACGGCTACCCCAGACGATCTCGCCAGCGGCTGCCAACGCCTCCAGACGAGCCTGCACTTCCGCTACCTGGTCGCGGCTGACGAGCGGCCCCATCTGCACGCGTTCATTGGCGGGGTCACCCACTACGACCTGGCGCAGCCGGTTGGAGAGGGCTTCGAGCACCGCATCGACGCGGTCAGCTGGTACCAGCGTGCGTCGAATCGCAGTGCATCGCTGGCCCGTTTTGATGGTCATTTCTCGGACCACTTCATTGACAAAGAGCTCGAACTCGGGCATATCGGGTGTTACATCAGGGCCGAGCATGGAAAAGTTGAGCGAGTCGGCTTCCATGTTGAAGCGGACCGACTCGCGCAGAATGGTCGGATGCGACTTCAGGCGCAGACCGGTTTCAGCCGAACCTGTGAACGTTACGACGTCCTGACCGGTCAGGTGATCGAACAGGTCGCCCACACTGCCGCAGATGAGCTGGAGCGCCCCTTCCGGCAGCAGCCCCGATTCCAGCATGAGCCGGACGACACGCTCGGCTACATAGGCGGTTACTGAGGCGGGCTTGACGATGGCCGGCATGCCGGCCAGGAAGGTGGGCGCCAGCTTCTCCAGCATGCCCCAGCAGGGAAAGTTGAAGGCGTTGATGTGGACGGCTACGCCTTCAAGGGGCACCAGCAGGTGATGACCGAGGAACGTGCCGCCCCGGGAGATGCGTTCCGGGTCGCCATCGAGCAAAAAGCGTTCATCGGGTAGTTCGCGGCGGCCTTTGCTGGCATAGACGAAGAATGTGCCAATGCCGCCGTCAATATCGAGCCAGGCGTCCTGTTTGGTGGCGCCGGTAGCTCGAGAGAGCTCATACAGTTCTGCTTTGTGCTCGTTGAGGTAGAGCGCCAGTGCTTTAAGCATGCGGGCGCGTTCGTGGAAGGTCATCTGGCGAAGTTTGGGGCCGCCTACGGTGCGGGCATATTCCAGCATGCCTTTGAAGTCGAGGCCTTCGCTGGAAATTTCGGCAATTGGTTCACCGGTGACCGCATGATACACCGTGCGGCCTTTTCCCTGGGGCGTGTGCCAGCGGCCCTGCGCAAAGCTCTGCACTTTGCCGAGATAGACGGTTGTCTCCATGGCGTTTGTGGAATGGTTGGTCTACAGGGGAGGATTTCAGGAGTTCTGGTGCGCTGCCAGCGTTTCACGAAACGTCTTGTAGATTGCTTCCATTCTGGGACGGTTGGGCGGTACTTCGCGCAACGGTTCGCAGGGGCGCAGGCTGCGGCGTAGTTGCTCGGGCAACTGCTGGTACAGGCGTGTGCCGGCCGTTTTCCAGGCCAGCCGTTCGTCGCTCACGTCTCCTACGATGCGAGCAGGAACGCCCACGGCAATTTTGCGGGCAGGGATTTCCATCCGCTCGGGTACCAGGCAAAGCGCACCAACGATACTGCCGGCCCCCACGATGGCATGGTCCATCACCACTGCGTTCATGCCTACCAGCGCATTGCGGCCGATTCGGGCTCCGTGGATGACGGCGCCATGTCCGATATGTGCTGATTCCTCCAGATGAACTGTTACGCCCGGAAACATGTGGATGACACAATTCTCCTGGACATTGCACCCGTCCTCAATGATAATTTCGCCCCAGTCGCCCCGGATGACCGCACCGGCAGCTACATACACGTTCCGGCCGATAATAACGTTGCCGATCACCGTTGCGTTAGGATGAATGAAGGCGCTCTCATGAATAACGGGGCGAAAGCCTTCAAATTCAAAAATGTTAGCCATCGTCTGGCTCTGGATAGTTATACGCGTTCGATTACGGTTGCCATGCCCTGGCCTACGCCTACGCAGAGCGTGCAGAGTGCGTAGCGGGCCTGTCGTTGTTCTAACTCGACGGTAGCCGTCAGGATCAGACGGGCGCCTGACATGCCCAGGGGGTGGCCCAGGGCGATGGCGCCACCGTTCGGATTGAGGCGGGGATCATCGTCAGCCACGCCCCACTGGCGGATGCAGGCCAGCACCTGCGCCGCAAAAGCCTCGTTGAGTTCGATCACGTCCAGGTCGTCGAAGGTCAGGCCGGCCCGTTGAAGGGCTCGACGCGCTGCTTCGACGGGACCAATGCCCATTATGCGCGGTTCCACGCCGACAACGGCGGAGCTGACAATGCGGGCTCTGGGTTTCAAGTTAAAGCGGCGCACCGCCTCCTCGGAGGCTAACAGCAGGGCGCAGGCACCGTCGTTCAGCCCGGAGGAGTTGCCAGCTGTTACGGTTCCCCCTTTTCGAAAAACGGGGGGTAGCTTGGCAAGGGCTTCAAGCGTTGTGTCCGGGCGGATATGCTCGTCGTCTTTTACCAGGCGGGGAGGCGCTTTGGGCTGGGGCGCCTCAATGGGAGCAATTTCCAGTGCCAGCCGGCCTCGCGCGCGCGCAGCAGCCGCTTTCTGGTGGGAGCGATAGGCGAACAGGTCCTGATCTTCTCGTGCAATACCGTACAGCTCCACCAGGTTTTCGGCGGTGCAGCCCATAGGCTCGGCGCCATAGCGGGCTTCCATTCTGGGGTTGACAAAGCGCCAGCCCAGGCTTGTGTCGTAGAGCGCTACGTCGCGTCCAAACGGACGACTGGCTTTGGAAAGTACAAAGGGGGCGCGCGTCATGTGTTCAATACCACCGGCCAGAAAGAGGTCGCCGTCGCCTGCCCGGATAGCACGGGCGGCCTCTACGACCGCACTCATGCCCGAGGCGCAGAGGCGGTTGATGGTTACGCCCGGGACGCTGGGCGGCAGATCGGCCAGCAGCAGTGCCATGCGGGCCACATTCCGGTTGTCCTCGCCGGCCTGGTTAGCGCAGCCCATGTACACGTCGTCAATGGCGGCCGGGTCGAGGTCCGGGTGGCGGTTCAGCAGAGCGCGCAGTACGTGAGCGGCCAGGTCGTCGGCCCGCACGGTAGCCAGCGCTCCTCCCAGGCGGCCAATGGGCGTACGAACGCCATCAATGATGTAAGCGTCACGCATAGGGTTGAACGTAGCCATTCCGTGATTAGAAGCGCTTCCGCACAAACGGTTCAGGCATGCGTCTGTTTCGTGCGGTATACGGTTCCGCGCACATATGCCACGCGGGTACCGTCGGCTCGGGTGACTATGACATCATAAAGTGCGACGCGACGGCCTGCTGACACCTCTTCAGCTACCGCCGTGAGCACATCGCCGGCTTTTACGGGCGTTGCATAGAAAACAGTGCTTTCCAGGGTCATGGTTACTACGCCGCAGGTATTGGAGGCAAAGGCCAGGGCACTGTCGGCCAGCGCAAAGGCAATGCCGCCATGAGCGACGGCAAACCCGTTGAGCATTTCCGGGCGCACCGTCATGCGCACCCTGGCGCGTCCCGGCTCGACCGAAAGGACCTCGATTCCCAGCCACTGGCTAAACGCATCGCGCGCCATCATCTGGTCCACAATGCGCCGGGCCCGCTGTTCGGGCGTTTCGTGCTGCGTCTGAGTGGGCATAGGCCTATCAGGGTGCAGTGGTACTACGTTGCATCCTCAAAGAAACGGGCTCCCTGCCGAATCATCTGTCGAAAGAGTGGACTGGGGCGGTATCGGTCTTCTCGGTAGGTTTCGTAGAG includes the following:
- the paaZ gene encoding phenylacetic acid degradation bifunctional protein PaaZ, which produces METTVYLGKVQSFAQGRWHTPQGKGRTVYHAVTGEPIAEISSEGLDFKGMLEYARTVGGPKLRQMTFHERARMLKALALYLNEHKAELYELSRATGATKQDAWLDIDGGIGTFFVYASKGRRELPDERFLLDGDPERISRGGTFLGHHLLVPLEGVAVHINAFNFPCWGMLEKLAPTFLAGMPAIVKPASVTAYVAERVVRLMLESGLLPEGALQLICGSVGDLFDHLTGQDVVTFTGSAETGLRLKSHPTILRESVRFNMEADSLNFSMLGPDVTPDMPEFELFVNEVVREMTIKTGQRCTAIRRTLVPADRVDAVLEALSNRLRQVVVGDPANERVQMGPLVSRDQVAEVQARLEALAAAGEIVWGSRNGFEIVDADPERGAFFPPTLLYCARPFEHTAPHEVEAFGPVNTVMPYHDLEEAVRLARMGRGSLVGSLVTADPDVARTVVLGTAPYHGRLLVLDRTCARENTGHGSPLPHLVHGGPGRAGGGEEMGGIRGLYRYMQRTALQGSPDMLTAITNEWMPGASRPEADIHPFRKYFDELRIGETYTTARRTVTEADIVNFAGISGDFFYAHMDDLAARESELFQGRVAHGYFVLSAAAGLFVDPRPGPVLANYGLENLRFTKPVKPGDTIQAKLTVKQKIPREARKGERPSGVVRWHVDVTNQDDELVATYDILTLVARRPEPEA
- a CDS encoding YbaN family protein gives rise to the protein MRLLRLGSGLLCTGLGFLGIFLPILPATPFFLLAAYFFARSSPRLEQWLLNLPRIGPAIRAYRAGLGVPRRTKRWAIAIIVLSLLLSAWRLPTLTAKILVVMLGAIGIWYLCRRVPTREEVLAQRETSSQT
- a CDS encoding acyltransferase — its product is MANIFEFEGFRPVIHESAFIHPNATVIGNVIIGRNVYVAAGAVIRGDWGEIIIEDGCNVQENCVIHMFPGVTVHLEESAHIGHGAVIHGARIGRNALVGMNAVVMDHAIVGAGSIVGALCLVPERMEIPARKIAVGVPARIVGDVSDERLAWKTAGTRLYQQLPEQLRRSLRPCEPLREVPPNRPRMEAIYKTFRETLAAHQNS
- a CDS encoding polysaccharide deacetylase family protein, which gives rise to MSATVFVDPAPTLGYLPCCVEGPAAWLPKAAYALRMLLLPLGWAPRWVDRLTLKTLGQGVYYGPAAMGWPEGVLAIWLHETTPAYFASGQPYGPERVRWRWNGVEPWPVLFGSPDGAFDDPIASVFFWLSGWQEQVVPARDEHGRTRHADSLQAALGIATRPPVEATRAALARALAHHGISVRPRQWQGHRWAFCPTIDVDYLRKWRPGILYREFVLYPVRNLRQQPLAARLRRLGEVIGELLSQPDPFRVAFWRIVERIRPLGTGTFFFKAGATSAHDVRYRLKAAHRWVHALQRAGMEVGLHPSYHAAVHREHLERERHRLAALLDRPLLSVRTHYLRWMEPATPRLLAAAGFRIDSTLGWPDHEGFRRGTCLPFQLFDVQANAPLPLWELPLAVMESVLFVRRGLTPTKALRVTETLLQTCRQYGGVCVALWHTTLWDERDFPGWGAHFEQTLQQAAAQEALIVDLRSAIKNWR
- the alaS gene encoding alanine--tRNA ligase, coding for MSTYKSSEQIRQSFLDFFREKGHEIVPSAPLVPQNDPTLLFTNAGMNQFKDVFLGTGTRPYRRAANTQKCLRVSGKHNDLEEVGHDTYHHTFFEMLGNWSFGDYFKREAIRWAWELLVERWGLDPDRLYVTVHEGDEALGLAPDTEAADLWKSETSIDPSHIKFCPTKDNFWMMGDTGPCGPCSEIHIDLRPDEERQRVPGITLVNADDPRVIEIWNLVFIQYNALPDGRLEPLKAKHVDTGMGLERIVAVLQGKTSNYDTDLFAPILQRAAELSPRPEVRGYDDLRVEDERERERIRVALRVVADHIRAIAFAIADGVVPGNTGRGYVIRRILRRAVRYGYQTLNFREPFLYRLVEPLAHKMGNVFPEIERHRAYVERVIRAEEESFLATLGTGLAFFERLLPYLKAAAEGRPIEAIREDLQRDSQAIDLLQKAYVDTADRKAMVEAFLKSAAEKNVPGEVAFLLHDTYGFPIDLTQLMAREEGLGVDMARYEELMQRQRERARAASTFGAVVLTADDEEAGWKRISEGEDSVFVGYDTTRVEAARIRALRTVETPHGPRHELVLDQTPFYAESGGQVGDTGVLRVGDEEIQVRDTQKLGGHIVHYVDRLPKEPDAPVEAVVDAARRKRIEKHHTATHLLHAALREILGTHVQQKGSLVAPDRLRFDFSHFERVTPELLRQIEARVNEVIQRNVPRIEERDVPFQEAIARGAMALFGEKYGDRVRVITFDPNFSMELCGGTHVAATGELGVFRIISEGSVASGIRRVEALAGQEALNWINQQLSELEQARGQFKSLQRPLDEEIALLLETQRRLEKELAALRRAQQKARLATLVEQAHRVNGLRVVTGEMEALSMDELRELVQALRDQMGREGVAVLGTTDPEKRKVYLAAAVTDDVVGRGVEAGRLVGEVARIVGGGGGGRPTLATAGGRQPEKLREALEAVPRLVQQMVG
- a CDS encoding DNA-3-methyladenine glycosylase, coding for MAPLPASFFARPTLEVARDLLGRWLVHEHPSGVRLVGRIVETEAYRQDDPACHGWRLVDPTTGAVRPKGRAYDLFASPGTAYVYLNYGMYWLLNVVTEPEGVGAAVLIRAVEPVEGLAFMQTRRPRVRRPYELTSGPGRLTVAFDIDGRYHRKPLTAPPLYFAPGMPVSDQEVGTSSRIGLSRGTDRPWRFFIRDNPYVSGRRLQQ
- a CDS encoding alpha/beta fold hydrolase; this encodes MVAKRLVRVGLGLVLILFILAAIGYVWLHTPSIPRAELEQLYANVRSQFLDLESGTRIHFRDEGPQDAPLAVVLLHGLASSLHTWEGWVKMLADRYRVVTLDLPGHGLTGRTVEDQYDRVEMVAAIAAVVDQLGLERFVIGGNSMGGEMAMAYTLAHPERVVGLILVNSAGLRRRSSNQQVPIGFRIAQLSWVRPLVQHITPRALIAHSVAAVYANPDQLTPEVVDRYWKLLRMEGSRLALMKRFVVMVEEPPLPVEQIKQPALVLWGREDRLIPLAIGEVLAQRLPHARLVVLDGLGHVPQEEDPVRSLLPVEDFLVSLLQSDGQTESKNP